A single window of Ovis canadensis isolate MfBH-ARS-UI-01 breed Bighorn chromosome 17, ARS-UI_OviCan_v2, whole genome shotgun sequence DNA harbors:
- the SFRP2 gene encoding secreted frizzled-related protein 2: MPQGPGSLLLIVLASHCCLGSARGLFFGQSDFPYKRSNCKPIPANLQLCHGIEYQNMRLPNLLGHETMKEVLEQAGAWIPLVMKQCHPDTKKFLCSLFAPVCLDDLDETIQPCHSLCVQVKDRCAPVMSAFGFPWPDMLDCDRFPQDNDLCIPLASSDHLLPATEEAPKVCEACKTKNEDDNDIMETLCKNDFALKIKVKEITYINRDTKIILETKSKTIYKLNGVSEKDLKKSVLWLKDSLQCTCEEMNDINAPYLVMGQKLGGELVITSVKRWQKGQREFKRISRSIRKLQC; the protein is encoded by the exons ATGCCGCAGGGCCCTGGCTCCCTGCTGCTGATCGTCCTCGCCTCGCACTGCTGCTTGGGCTCGGCGCGCGGGCTCTTCTTCGGCCAGTCCGACTTCCCCTACAAGCGCAGCAACTGCAAGCCCATCCCGGCCAACCTGCAGCTGTGCCACGGCATAGAGTACCAGAACATGCGGCTGCCCAACCTGCTGGGCCACGAGACCATGAAGGAGGTGCTGGAGCAGGCGGGCGCCTGGATCCCGCTGGTCATGAAGCAGTGCCACCCAGACACCAAGAAGTTCCTGTGCTCACTCTTTGCTCCCGTCTGCCTCGACGACCTGGACGAGACCATCCAGCCGTGCCACTCGCTCTGCGTGCAGGTGAAGGACCGCTGCGCTCCGGTCATGTCCGCCTTCGGCTTCCCCTGGCCCGACATGCTCGACTGCGACCGCTTCCCCCAGGACAACGACCTTTGCATCCCCCTCGCTAGCAGCGACCACCTCCTGCCGGCTACCGAGGAAG CTCCAAAGGTATGTGAAGCCTGCAAAACTAAAAACGAAGATGACAACGACATAATGGAAACACTGTGTAAAAATGATTTTG CACTGAAGATAAAAGTGAAGGAGATCACCTACATCAATAGAGACACCAAAATCATCCTGGAGACCAAGAGCAAGACCATTTACAAGCTGAACGGAGTGTCCGAGAAGGACCTGAAGAAGTCGGTGCTGTGGCTCAAAGACAGCCTGCAGTGCACGTGTGAGGAGATGAACGACATCAACGCGCCCTACCTGGTCATGGGGCAGAAGCTGGGTGGGGAGCTGGTCATCACCTCCGTGAAGCGGTGGCAGAAAGGGCAGCGAGAGTTCAAGCGCATCTCCCGCAGCATCCGCAAGCTGCAGTGCTAG